A single genomic interval of Geotrypetes seraphini chromosome 1, aGeoSer1.1, whole genome shotgun sequence harbors:
- the LOC117364244 gene encoding leucine-rich repeat neuronal protein 1-like isoform X1, translated as MWAWQLSTKHYRNIQLPLNPAYGYLEFRSLNSEHEPRATKVIISLVTISGPAMEAPFTTSYCLPLRTVMLSLIKLSILVALIPFSKVASGSCPPQCVCETRPWFTPQSVYHEAKTVDCNDLLLTNVPTNLSTDTQVLLLQSNKISRVSSELQSLDNLTELDLSQNHFASIEDVGLANLSQLITLYLEENQVSNLPNYCLKDLKNLEELYINHNQISSIDPEAFSGLTSLLRLHLNANKLQFIDNRWFQALPNLEILMIGENPIVALQSMNFQPLGKLHSLVLAGMELQEIPEDAFVGLDYLESLSFFDNKLSRVPKEGLKNLPLMKFLDLNKNPIEKILIGDFQDMPHLQELSLNNMDDLVSVEHSAFQGLPELTKLEMRNNPRLSFIDRSAFQDTLSLKTLLLSNSDLHLVPREVFRSLPNLKELSLYGNPLRCDCSANWGILRNQSVRLSESQSTLCASPTQLNGHLFKEVLENGLFSDCLPMISIHTFPSYLNKTSSMIISLDCRAMAEPEPEFYWMTPSGEKVTQDTESTKHKLLGGGTLVIVEARPEDSGLYTCVAWNSDGSDTKSTTVHINGTTEEKGLALLVVAKKVQSHFVVVEWKVFPGFASPQWSSATMHIHNPHISYTAKVPLDIKEYNLTHLQPATKYEICLTISLVSNVAQRSCLNVTTKEASLAVEMVSQPSGMALVAVLGSLFAALSMVLLVLYVGHQLKQKSCHHSLKKYVQHTSSIPLNELYPPLINLWENESEKEKDCTLEQPPAPPNFPVPPALQIDTSKTYIWQP; from the exons atgtgggcttggcaactttccactaaacactacag AAACATTCAACTGCCATTGAATCCTGCTTATGGCTATCTGGAATTTAGAAGCTTGAATTCAGAACACGAGCCTCGTGCTACAAAAGTTATCATTTCCCTTGTTACTATTTCTGGGCCAGCAATGGAAGCTCCGTTTACAACATCATATTGCCTGCCCCTCAGAACTGTAATGTTGTCACTGATAAAACTGtccatcttggttgctctcattcccTTCTCGAAAGTAGCATCGGGGTCCTGCCCACCACAGTGTGTGTGTGAGACTCGACCTTGGTTCACACCTCAGTCCGTATACCATGAAGCCAAGACAGTAGACTGCAATGACCTTCTTCTGACTAATGTGCCCACCAACCTTTCCACTGACACTCAGGTGCTTCTACTCCAGAGCAACAAGATATCTCGAGTGTCTTCTGAGCTTCAGAGCCTAGACAATCTGACTGAGTTGGACCTGTCTCAGAACCATTTTGCTAGCATTGAAGATGTGGGATTGGCCAATCTCTCTCAACTGATCACACTCTATCTAGAGGAGAACCAAGTTAGCAACCTGCCCAACTACTGCCTGAAGGATCTAAAGAACCTGGAGGAACTCTACATTAATCATAATCAGATCAGTTCTATTGACCCTGAAGCTTTCTCTGGCTTAACCAGTCTCTTGAGACTCCACCTTAATGCCAACAAACTCCAATTCATAGATAACCGCTGGTTTCAAGCACTGCCCAATCTGGAGATCCTTATGATTGGAGAAAATCCCATAGTGGCCCTTCAGAGCATGAACTTCCAGCCTCTGGGTAAGCTGCATAGCTTGGTCCTGGCTGGGATGGAGCTTCAAGAGATCCCTGAAGATGCCTTTGTGGGACTAGACTACTTGGAGAGCCTGTCTTTCTTTGATAATAAGCTATCCCGGGTTCCCAAGGAAGGCCTAAAGAATCTGCCATTGATGAAGTTTCTGGATCTAAACAAGAATCCCATTGAGAAGATCCTGATTGGTGACTTCCAGGACATGCCCCACTTGCAGGAACTGAGTCTCAATAATATGGATGATTTGGTGAGTGTGGAACATAGTGCCTTTCAAGGATTGCCTGAGCTAACCAAATTAGAGATGCGTAACAATCCCAGACTGTCATTCATTGACCGCTCAGCTTTCCAAGATACCCTTTCCTTGAAAACCTTGCTTCTTAGCAACAGTGACCTCCACCTAGTGCCAAGGGAAGTGTTCAGATCCCTCCCTAACCTCAAAGAACTCAGCCTTTATGGCAACCCCCTCCGATGTGATTGTTCTGCcaactgggggatcctgagaaaTCAGAGTGTACGCTTGAGTGAATCCCAGTCCACCCTATGTGCCTCACCAACCCAGTTAAATGGGCACCTATTTAAGGAGGTCCTGGAGAATGGCTTGTTTAGTGACTGCCTGCCCATGATATCCATCCACACCTTTCCATCTTACCTTAATAAAACAAGCAGCATGATCATCTCATTGGACTGTCGAGCCATGGCTGAGCCAGAGCCAGAATTCTATTGGATGACACCATCAGGTGAGAAGGTCACACAAGATACAGAATCTACCAAACATAAGTTACTGGGTGGAGGTACCCTTGTGATTGTAGAAGCTAGGCCAGAAGACTCAGGGTTGTACACATGTGTGGCTTGGAACTCAGATGGTTCAGACACAAAGAGTACTACAGTCCACATTAATGGAACTACAGAGGAGAAAGGCCTTGCTCTGTTAGTGGTGGCAAAAAAGGTGCAGTCACACTTTGTAGTGGTAGAATGGAAAGTTTTCCCTGGCTTTGCTTCTCCACAGTGGTCATCAGCCACCATGCACATTCACAACCCTCATATCAGCTACACAGCCAAGGTACCTCTGGACATCAAAGAATATAACCTCACTCACCTCCAGCCAGCCACCAAATATGAGATATGTCTCACAATATCCTTGGTATCTAACGTGGCCCAGAGGTCCTGTCTGAATGTCACCACCAAGGAAGCCTCCTTAGCTGTGGAAATGGTATCGCAGCCCAGTGGCATGGCATTGGTGGCTGTGCTGGGCTCCCTTTTTGCTGCCCTCAGCATGGTTCTGCTGGTCCTCTATGTAGGTCACCAGCTCAAACAGAAGAGCTGCCACCACTCACTAAAGAAATATGTTCAGCACACATCATCCATTCCCCTCAATGAGCTCTATCCACCACTAATCAACTTGTGGGAAAATGAAAGTGAGAAGGAGAAGGACTGCACCTTGGAGCAACCACCAGCACCTCCCAACTTTCCTGTGCCCCCTGCTCTACAGATTGACACCTCCAAAACCTACATATGGCAGCCCTGA
- the LOC117364244 gene encoding leucine-rich repeat neuronal protein 1-like isoform X2, producing the protein MEAPFTTSYCLPLRTVMLSLIKLSILVALIPFSKVASGSCPPQCVCETRPWFTPQSVYHEAKTVDCNDLLLTNVPTNLSTDTQVLLLQSNKISRVSSELQSLDNLTELDLSQNHFASIEDVGLANLSQLITLYLEENQVSNLPNYCLKDLKNLEELYINHNQISSIDPEAFSGLTSLLRLHLNANKLQFIDNRWFQALPNLEILMIGENPIVALQSMNFQPLGKLHSLVLAGMELQEIPEDAFVGLDYLESLSFFDNKLSRVPKEGLKNLPLMKFLDLNKNPIEKILIGDFQDMPHLQELSLNNMDDLVSVEHSAFQGLPELTKLEMRNNPRLSFIDRSAFQDTLSLKTLLLSNSDLHLVPREVFRSLPNLKELSLYGNPLRCDCSANWGILRNQSVRLSESQSTLCASPTQLNGHLFKEVLENGLFSDCLPMISIHTFPSYLNKTSSMIISLDCRAMAEPEPEFYWMTPSGEKVTQDTESTKHKLLGGGTLVIVEARPEDSGLYTCVAWNSDGSDTKSTTVHINGTTEEKGLALLVVAKKVQSHFVVVEWKVFPGFASPQWSSATMHIHNPHISYTAKVPLDIKEYNLTHLQPATKYEICLTISLVSNVAQRSCLNVTTKEASLAVEMVSQPSGMALVAVLGSLFAALSMVLLVLYVGHQLKQKSCHHSLKKYVQHTSSIPLNELYPPLINLWENESEKEKDCTLEQPPAPPNFPVPPALQIDTSKTYIWQP; encoded by the coding sequence ATGGAAGCTCCGTTTACAACATCATATTGCCTGCCCCTCAGAACTGTAATGTTGTCACTGATAAAACTGtccatcttggttgctctcattcccTTCTCGAAAGTAGCATCGGGGTCCTGCCCACCACAGTGTGTGTGTGAGACTCGACCTTGGTTCACACCTCAGTCCGTATACCATGAAGCCAAGACAGTAGACTGCAATGACCTTCTTCTGACTAATGTGCCCACCAACCTTTCCACTGACACTCAGGTGCTTCTACTCCAGAGCAACAAGATATCTCGAGTGTCTTCTGAGCTTCAGAGCCTAGACAATCTGACTGAGTTGGACCTGTCTCAGAACCATTTTGCTAGCATTGAAGATGTGGGATTGGCCAATCTCTCTCAACTGATCACACTCTATCTAGAGGAGAACCAAGTTAGCAACCTGCCCAACTACTGCCTGAAGGATCTAAAGAACCTGGAGGAACTCTACATTAATCATAATCAGATCAGTTCTATTGACCCTGAAGCTTTCTCTGGCTTAACCAGTCTCTTGAGACTCCACCTTAATGCCAACAAACTCCAATTCATAGATAACCGCTGGTTTCAAGCACTGCCCAATCTGGAGATCCTTATGATTGGAGAAAATCCCATAGTGGCCCTTCAGAGCATGAACTTCCAGCCTCTGGGTAAGCTGCATAGCTTGGTCCTGGCTGGGATGGAGCTTCAAGAGATCCCTGAAGATGCCTTTGTGGGACTAGACTACTTGGAGAGCCTGTCTTTCTTTGATAATAAGCTATCCCGGGTTCCCAAGGAAGGCCTAAAGAATCTGCCATTGATGAAGTTTCTGGATCTAAACAAGAATCCCATTGAGAAGATCCTGATTGGTGACTTCCAGGACATGCCCCACTTGCAGGAACTGAGTCTCAATAATATGGATGATTTGGTGAGTGTGGAACATAGTGCCTTTCAAGGATTGCCTGAGCTAACCAAATTAGAGATGCGTAACAATCCCAGACTGTCATTCATTGACCGCTCAGCTTTCCAAGATACCCTTTCCTTGAAAACCTTGCTTCTTAGCAACAGTGACCTCCACCTAGTGCCAAGGGAAGTGTTCAGATCCCTCCCTAACCTCAAAGAACTCAGCCTTTATGGCAACCCCCTCCGATGTGATTGTTCTGCcaactgggggatcctgagaaaTCAGAGTGTACGCTTGAGTGAATCCCAGTCCACCCTATGTGCCTCACCAACCCAGTTAAATGGGCACCTATTTAAGGAGGTCCTGGAGAATGGCTTGTTTAGTGACTGCCTGCCCATGATATCCATCCACACCTTTCCATCTTACCTTAATAAAACAAGCAGCATGATCATCTCATTGGACTGTCGAGCCATGGCTGAGCCAGAGCCAGAATTCTATTGGATGACACCATCAGGTGAGAAGGTCACACAAGATACAGAATCTACCAAACATAAGTTACTGGGTGGAGGTACCCTTGTGATTGTAGAAGCTAGGCCAGAAGACTCAGGGTTGTACACATGTGTGGCTTGGAACTCAGATGGTTCAGACACAAAGAGTACTACAGTCCACATTAATGGAACTACAGAGGAGAAAGGCCTTGCTCTGTTAGTGGTGGCAAAAAAGGTGCAGTCACACTTTGTAGTGGTAGAATGGAAAGTTTTCCCTGGCTTTGCTTCTCCACAGTGGTCATCAGCCACCATGCACATTCACAACCCTCATATCAGCTACACAGCCAAGGTACCTCTGGACATCAAAGAATATAACCTCACTCACCTCCAGCCAGCCACCAAATATGAGATATGTCTCACAATATCCTTGGTATCTAACGTGGCCCAGAGGTCCTGTCTGAATGTCACCACCAAGGAAGCCTCCTTAGCTGTGGAAATGGTATCGCAGCCCAGTGGCATGGCATTGGTGGCTGTGCTGGGCTCCCTTTTTGCTGCCCTCAGCATGGTTCTGCTGGTCCTCTATGTAGGTCACCAGCTCAAACAGAAGAGCTGCCACCACTCACTAAAGAAATATGTTCAGCACACATCATCCATTCCCCTCAATGAGCTCTATCCACCACTAATCAACTTGTGGGAAAATGAAAGTGAGAAGGAGAAGGACTGCACCTTGGAGCAACCACCAGCACCTCCCAACTTTCCTGTGCCCCCTGCTCTACAGATTGACACCTCCAAAACCTACATATGGCAGCCCTGA